A stretch of Lactuca sativa cultivar Salinas chromosome 6, Lsat_Salinas_v11, whole genome shotgun sequence DNA encodes these proteins:
- the LOC111886898 gene encoding uncharacterized protein LOC111886898 produces the protein MIESDRLYYVRKQQKVLRCESYEKLRKFQDQGNKNISELGQRVILPSSFTGGARYMMQNYLDAMSLCKWFGYPDFFITFTCNPKWPEVRRFLKDTTLNPEDRPDILCRLFKIKLDALIKDLRENAVFGMLFISIYAVVYTIEFQKRGLPHSHICLFMQPDYKLPTVEHIHQFISAEIPDINQDHALYKLVKEFMIHGPCGAQNVNCPCMVDNKCSKNFPKNFSEHTSIDQNGFPVYRRKNDGSFVEKSGVQLDNRNVVPYNKYLLKRYQAHINVEWCNQGSSIKYLFKYINKGPDRATIGFVQSNNDCDKDDTVDEIKEYYDCRYLSACEASWRIYGYDVHYRHPSVMRLPFHLPNQQQVIYDADDDIDNVLNKPSVASSMFTSWMECNKVYKQAKKLTYVEFPTKFVWKLDLKTWKPREVGYSIGRIHSVSPNLGEAYFLRNLLDKVKGPKSFEEIRMVNGEICPSFRDACYALGLLDDDKEYIEAIKEATQFGSGYYLRFLFAIMLLSHSLSSPDVVWENTWEYLSDGILYTQQRRLKSPGLSLNEDQIKNLTLFEIEQILLRNNLSLKNFTRMPLPDVDSVSSSNNRLISEELDYDIPNLKNEFERLYIALTSEQRNIFDDIMTAINNNEGGVFFVYGYGGTGKTYLWKTLSAAVRCNAQIVLNVVSSGIASLLLIGGRTAHSRFIIPLVLTEVSICSISPDSELASLLRKTSLIIWDEAPMIHKHAFEALDRTLKDIFKCDDSRNSNLPFGGKVIVFGGDFRQILPVIPAGSRQDIVNASLSSSYLWKQCKVYQLTKNMRLTVGSHTSAIQKTMDFAKWLLDIGEGKLSGSNDGGAIIDIPDGLLINDPYDPIGSLIEFVYPSILEASSIPKYFQERAILAPKNEVVGKINDRLLKLFPGDKVEYLSSDKLCESEFVHDHFDANLYSPDVLNGRKVSGLPDHKLVLKIGVPVMLLRNIDQKNGLCNGTRLQVICLGKRVIEAVIITGSNIGNRTFIPRMTLTPSEKKISFKFQRRQFPLAVCFAMTINKSQGQSLSKVGLFLKDPVFTHGQLYVALSRVQSREGLKLLILDKDGRLTNKTSNVVYKEVFRNL, from the exons ATGATTGAAAGCGATAGATTATATTACGTACGGAAGCAACAAAAAGTTCTCCGATGTGAATCTTATGAGAAATTGCGTAAGTTTCAAGATCAAGGGAATAAGAATATTTCGGAATTGGGCCAACGGGTTATATTACCTTCTTCTTTTACTGGTGGTGCACGTTACATGATGCAAAACTACTTAGACGCCATGTCGCTTTGTAAGTGGTTTGGATATCCTGATTTTTTCATAACATTTACATGCAATCCAAAATGGCCAGAAGTTCGAAGATTTCTTAAAGACACTACTCTTAATCCAGAGGATAGACCTGATATCCTATGTAGGTTGTTTAAGATCAAACTTGATGCATTGATTAAAGACCTACGCGAAAATGCAGTATTTGGCATG TTGTTTATTTCTATATATGCGGTTGTGTATACAATTGAGTTTCAAAAGCGTGGTTTGCCTCACAGTCATATTTGTCTATTCATGCAACCTGATTACAAGCTTCCTACCGTGGAACACATTCATCAATTTATTTCAGCTGAGATTCCCGACATTAACCAAgatcatgctttgtataaacttGTGAAGGAGTTCATGATACATGGTCCATGTGGTGCTCAAAATGTTAATTGCCCTTGCATGGTGGATAACAAATGCTCTAAAAACTTCCCAAAGAATTTCTCTGAACATACTTCAATTGATCAGAATGGTTTTCCTGTATATAGGAGAAAAAATGATGGATCGTTTGTCGAAAAATCTGGTGTCCAGTTAGATAACAGAAATGTTGTTCCATACAACAAATACCTTTTGAAACGATACCAAGCACACATAAATGTTGAATGGTGCAATCAAGGATCTTCCATCAAGtatttattcaaatatattaataaaggTCCTGATAGAGCAACTATTGGTTTTGTACAAAGCAACAATGACTGTGATAAAGATGATACAGTCGATGAGATAAAAGAATACTATGATTGTAGATATCTTTCTGCATGTGAAGCATCCTGGCGAATTTATGGATATGATGTTCATTACAGGCATCCTTCAGTGATGAGACTTCCTTTTCATCTTCCAAATCAACAACAAGTTATCTACGATGCAGATGACGACATCGACAATGTTCTCAACAAGCCTTCTGTTGCTTCTTCCATGTTCACGTCTTGGATGGAGTGCAATAAAGTTTACAAACAAGCAAAAAAACTAACTTATGTTGAATTTCCAACAAAGTTTGTTTGGAAGCTTGATTTGAAAACTTGGAAGCCAAGGGAGGTTGGATATTCGATTGGTAGAATTCATTCAGTGTCACCTAATCTTGGTGAAGCATATTTCTTAAGAAATCTTTTAGACAAAGTGAAAGGaccaaaatcatttgaagaaatccgCATGGTTAATGGTGAAATATGTCCTTCATTTAGAGATGCATGTTATGCTCTCGGCCTCTTAGATGATGATAAAGAATACATCGAAGCAATTAAGGAAGCAACTCAATTTGGATCCGGTTATTACTTACGTTTCTTATTCGCTATCATGTTATTATCTCACAGTTTGTCTAGCCCGGATGTTGTGTGGGAAAATACATGGGAATACTTATCAGATGGAATTCTTTACACTCAACAACGAAGATTAAAATCTCCAG GTCTATCACTTAATGAAGATCAAATTAAGAACCTGACTTTGTTTGAGATTGAACAAATTTTACTTCGTAACAATTTAAGTCTCAAAAACTTTACAAGAATGCCTTTACCCGATGTTGATTCTGTATCCTCTTCAAACAATCGTCTTATCAGTGAGGAACTAGATTATGACATACCGAATTTAAAGAACGAGTTTGAACGGCTTTATATTGCGTTAACATCCGAACAACGAAACATTTTTGATGATATCATGACTGCAATAAATAATAATGAAGGAGGTGTTTTCTTTGTCTACGGTTATGGTGGAACAGGTAAAACCTATCTTTGGAAGACATTATCTGCTGCAGTTAGATGTAATGCTCAAATTGTTTTAAATGTTGTGTCAAGTGGGATTGCTTCTTTATTATTAATCGGTGGTAGGACGGCACATTCACGGTTTATAATTCCTTTGGTTCTTACTGAGGTTTCTATTTGTTCGATATCACCAGATAGTGAACTCGCCAGTTTATTACGAAAAACCTCATTAATCATTTGGGATGAAGCACCCATGATTCACAAGCATGCATTTGAAGCTTTAGATCGAACTTTGAAAGATATATTCAAGTGTGATGATTCTAGAAACTCAAATTTGCCATTTGGAGGGAAAGTGATTGTTTTTGGAGGAGATTTTAGACAAATTTTACCTGTTATCCCAGCTGGTAGTAGACAAGACATTGTCAATGCTTCCTTAAGTTCATCATATTTATGGAAACAATGCAAAGTCTATCAACTAACCAAGAATATGAGGCTAACTGTCGGAAGTCATACATCTGCTATTCAAAAGACAATGGATTTTGCAAAATGGCTTTTGGATATAGGAGAAGGGAAACTTAGTGGTTCTAACGATGGCGGAGCAATTATTGATATTCCAGATGGTCTTCTAATTAATGATCCTTATGATCCTATAGGTTCATTAATCGAGTTTGTATACCCTTCAATTCTTGAAGCTTCTAGCATTCCAAAATATTTTCAAGAAAGGGCAATACTTGCTCCAAAAAATGAAGTTGTTGGAAAAATAAATGATCGTTTGCTAAAATTATTTCCAGGAGATAAAGTCGAATATCTAAGCTCGGATAAACTATGTGAATCTGAGTTTGTCCATGATCACTTTGATGCTAATTTATACTCACCAGATGTTTTAAATGGTCGTAAAGTCTCAGGACTGCCTGATCATAAGTTAGTTTTGAAAATCGGGGTTCCGGTTATGTTATTGAGAAACATTGATCAAAAAAATGGCTTATGTAATGGCACTAGACTACAAGTGATATGTTTGGGCAAACGTGTTATTGAGGCAGTTATCATAACTGGAAGTAATATTGGAAATCGGACATTTATTCCAAGAATGACCTTGACACCATCTGAAAAAAAAATCTCATTCAAATTCCAAAGAAGACAATTTCCATTAGCTGTTTGTTTTGCAATGACAATTAACAAGAGCCAAGGACAGTCCTTATCTAAGGTTGGTTTATTTTTGAAAGATCCGGTTTTTACACATGGTCAGTTGTATGTTGCCCTATCTAGAGTTCAAAGTAGAGAAGgattaaaattgttaattttagatAAGGATGGTAGGCTTACAAATAAAACTTCTAATGTTGTTTATAAAGAAGTTTTCAGAAATTTGTAG
- the LOC111886876 gene encoding L-lactate dehydrogenase A: MQKTASSSTLGPDGLDIAQSFFKPIQGASPPSPTSRSTKISVVGVGNVGMAIAQTILTQGLADEIALVDVNAEKLRGEMLDLQHAAAFLPRTKISASVDYSSTLASDLVIVTAGARQIPGESRLNLLQRNLALFSKMIPPLAAGSPETIMLIVSNPVDVLTYVAWKLSGFPSNRVIGSGTNLDSSRFRFLIADHLDLNAQDVQAYIIGEHGDSSVALWSSISVGGVPILSFLERQQIAYEKHTLEKIHREVVDGAYEVIRLKGYTSWAIGYSVASLARSILRDQRSIHPVSVLAKGFYGIDGDGVGEPFLSLPAQLGRSGVLGVTNIHLTEDEAKQLQESAKTILEVQSQLGI; this comes from the exons ATGCAGAAAACTGCATCATCTTCAACCTTGGGTCCAGatggtttagacatagcacaatcGTTCTTCAAGCCCATTCAAGGCGCATCGCCACCATCACCAACCAGCCGGAGCACCAAAATCTCCGTCGTTGGTGTCGGGAACGTTGGTATGGCCATCGCACAGACCATCCTCACCCAAGGTCTCGCCGACGAGATCGCACTTGTCGACGTCAACGCCGAAAAGCTTCGTGGAGAGATGCTAGACCTCCAACACGCCGCCGCCTTCCTCCCACGAACGAAAATCTCCGCTTCCGTTGATTATTCCAGCACTCTCGCATCAGATCTTGTCATCGTCACCGCCGGTGCACGACAGATACCGGGGGAGTCTAGGCTTAACTTGTTACAGAGAAACCTCGCCCTGTTCTCAAAAATGATCCCGCCGTTGGCTGCAGGGTCGCCGGAGACTATCATGCTCATCGTCTCGAATCCGGTGGATGTTTTGACTTATGTTGCTTGGAAGCTATCTGGGTTTCCGTCGAATCGAGTTATCGGATCTGGTACTAACCTCGATTCATCCCGATTCAGGTTCCTCATTGCTGATCATCTAGATCTCAATGCTCAAGATGTACAG GCTTACATCATCGGAGAACATGGAGACTCATCGGTGGCGTTATGGTCAAGCATAAGCGTAGGAGGGGTTCCGATACTTAGCTTTTTAGAGAGGCAACAAATCGCATATGAGAAGCATACACTTGAGAAGATTCACAGAGAAGTTGTGGATGGTGCATATGAAGTAATCAGGTTGAAAGGATACACATCGTGGGCAATTGGGTATTCGGTGGCTAGTTTAGCTCGAAGCATCTTGAGGGATCAGCGTAGCATTCACCCTGTTTCTGTGTTGGCTAAAGGGTTTTACGGCATTGATGGTGATGGTGTCGGCGAGCCATTTCTGAGTTTGCCGGCGCAGTTGGGGAGGAGCGGCGTCTTGGGGGTGACGAATATTCATCTGACGGAAGATGAAGCAAAACAGCTTCAAGAATCTGCTAAGACAATCTTGGAGGTGCAAAGCCAATTGGGCATTTGa
- the LOC111886935 gene encoding NADH dehydrogenase [ubiquinone] 1 beta subcomplex subunit 8, mitochondrial has product MAGRLRNVASQIMGGNGVVGRSVASSLRLRSGMGLPVGKHIVPDKPLPVNDELMWDNGTAFPEPCIDRIADTVGKYEALGWLCGGLGFFATLGLMATLNDKASKIPFTPKVFPYDNLRVELGGEP; this is encoded by the exons ATGGCCGGAAGATTGAGGAATGTGGCGTCTCAGATTATGGGTGGAAACGGCGTCGTTGGCCGCTCTGTCGCATCTTCTCTTCGTCTCCGCTCCGGTATGGGCTTACCAGTTGGCAAACATATCGTTCCCGATAAGCCT CTCCCTGTAAATGACGAGCTGATGTGGGATAATGGAACTGCATTCCCCGAACCCTGTATTGATCGCATAGCTGACACTGTTGGAAAG TATGAAGCACTTGGTTGGTTATGTGGTGGATTGGGATTTTTTGCAACTCTTGGATTGATGGCTACCTTGAACGACAAAGCTTCTAAGATACCATTT ACTCCAAAGGTGTTTCCATATGATAATCTTCGAGTGGAGCTTGGTGGAGAACCCTAG
- the LOC111886938 gene encoding 14 kDa proline-rich protein DC2.15-like: MASSALRTTAFLVTLNLIFFTLVSSEPLPEASCAINGLKLGVCANVLNDLVHGIIAGTPSPSPCCDLLFGLVELEAAACICKAIKANVLGVNLNASASMSLLLNHCGKEVPSGFECA; the protein is encoded by the coding sequence ATGGCTTCAAGTGCTTTGAGAACAACTGCCTTTCTTGTAACTCTCAACCTTATCTTCTTCACTTTGGTAAGTTCAGAGCCATTACCAGAAGCCAGTTGTGCTATAAATGGCCTCAAGTTGGGTGTGTGTGCCAATGTCCTCAACGACTTGGTGCATGGCATCATTGCAGGAACCCCATCACCCTCCCCTTGCTGTGACCTCTTATTCGGCCTTGTTGAACTTGAGGCAGCAGCATGCATTTGCAAGGCCATTAAAGCTAATGTATTGGGTGTTAACCTCAATGCATCAGCCTCCATGAGCTTGTTGCTTAACCATTGTGGAAAGGAGGTCCCTTCTGGTTTCGAATGTGCATAG